The Phocoena sinus isolate mPhoSin1 chromosome 12, mPhoSin1.pri, whole genome shotgun sequence genome includes a window with the following:
- the POPDC3 gene encoding popeye domain-containing protein 3 — MERNSSLWKNLIDEHPVCTIWKQEAEGAIYHLASILFVVGFMGGSGFFGLLYVFSLLGLGFLCSAIWAWVDVCAADIFSWNFILFVICFMRFVHIAYQVRSITFAREFQLLYSSLFQPLGTSLPDFRTIAMSSEVVTLEKEHCYAMQGKTSIDKLSLLVSGRIRVTVDGEFLHYIFPFQFLDSPEWDSLKPTEEGIFQVTLTAETDCRYVSWRRKKLYLLLAQHRYISRLFSVLIGSDIADKLYALNDRVYIGKRYHYDIRLPNFYQMSSPEMSRSTLTEHFQNSRRRCDK, encoded by the exons ATGGAGAGAAATTCAAGTTTATGGAAGAACCTAATAGATGAACACCCAGTCTGCACCATCTGGAAGCAAGAGGCCGAAGGAGCCATCTATCATCTTGCCAGTATTTTATTTGTAGTAGGTTTCATGGGTGGCAGTGGATTCTTCGGGCTCCTTTACGTCTTCAGTTTGCTGGGGTTGGGTTTTCTCTGTTCTGCTATCTGGGCTTGGGTAGATGTCTGTGCAGCTGACATATTTTCCTGGAATTTTATATTGTTTGTCATCTGCTTCATGCGGTTTGTTCACATCGCCTATCAAGTTCGCAGCATAACCTTTGCGCGAGAATTTCAGCTGTTGTACAGCtccctcttccagcctctggggACCTCTTTGCCTGACTTCAGAACTATTGCTATGAGCTCAGAAGTGGTTACTTTGGAAAAGGAGCACTGTTATGCCATGCAGGGGAAAACCTCCATTGACAAACTCTCCCTGCTTGTTTCAGGAAG GATCAGAGTGACAGTTGATGGCGAATTTCTGCATTACATCTTCCCCTTCCAGTTCCTGGATTCTCCTGAATGGGACTCACTGAAACCCACAGAGGAAGGCATTTTTCAG GTAACGCTCACAGCAGAAACTGATTGTCGATATGTGTCctggaggagaaagaaattaTACTTGCTCTTGGCCCAGCATCGTTACATCTCCCGcctgttttcagttttaattgGCAGTGACATTGCAGATAAACTCTATGCCTTGAATGACAGGGTATATATAGGAAAAAGATACCATTACGATATTCGGTTACCCAACTTCTATCAAATGTCAAGTCCTGAAATGTCCAGATCAACCCTGACAGAACATTTTCAGAATTCCAGACGACGTTGTGATAAATGA